One segment of Megachile rotundata isolate GNS110a chromosome 4, iyMegRotu1, whole genome shotgun sequence DNA contains the following:
- the spin gene encoding lysolipid transporter protein spinster isoform X2 has product MVDEDIIANASPYDYHAVNAENAQNTSREKRIQDTMFSDVRSVSKKDWITVLCLCFVNLINYMDRFTIAGVLTNIKHDFGIRNDLSGFLQTAFILSYMIFAPMFGYLGDRYNRKVIMSAGVFLWCLTTFVGSYMKSFGWFLFFRALVGVGEASYSTIAPTIISDLFVKDLRSKMLALFYFAIPVGSGLGYIIGGETAKATGAWQWGLRITPALGIIAIILLLVIVRDPIRGEREGGVHLTSTAWSSDIKALLRNPSFMFSTAGFTCVAFVAGALAWWAPTFLQLGFALHPNAHDADPDDVAYKFGLIGMAAGLIGVPLGSLLAQKLRVNYQQADPLICAVGLLISVPLLFFATLTANTNSVICYTLVFFGQLSLNLNWSIVADILLYVVIPTRRSTAEAFQILIAHALGDAGSPYLIGLLSEGLKTVLLPDTDIKPTTHDDQLIEFRSLQYALFLTMFVEVIGSLFFFLTALYIQKDKALVDLTIAEKYLDSKNNGQAESTHL; this is encoded by the exons ATGGTCGACGAAGATATCATTGCGAACGCATCGCCGTACGATTATCACGCAGTGAATGCGGAGAATGCTCAGAACACCTCTAGAGAGAAACGAATACAAGACACAATGTTTTCGGACGTTAGATCAGTCAGTAAAAAAGACTGGATAACAGTATTGTGTTTGTGTTTTGTCAACCTCATCAATTATATGGATCGTTTCACGATCGCTG GAGTGTTGACAAACATAAAGCATGACTTTGGTATTCGCAATGATTTGTCTGGATTTTTACAGACTGCATTTATCTTAAGTTACATGATATTTGCACCAatgtttgggtatttaggggaTCGTTACAACAGGAAAGTTATAATGAGCGCTGGTGTATTTTTGTGGTGTTTAACTACATTTGTTGGCTCTTATATGAAG TCATTTGGATGGTTTCTCTTCTTCAGGGCTCTTGTTGGAGTAGGTGAAGCCAGTTACTCCACAATTGCTCCAACAATAATAAGCGACTTATTTGTTAAAGATTTGCGCTCTAAAATGCTTGCATTGTTTTACTTTGCGATACCTGTTGGAAG TGGATTAGGGTATATAATAGGTGGTGAAACAGCAAAAGCTACCGGTGCATGGCAATGGGGTTTACGTATCACACCAGCTTTAGGTATCATAGCAATTATTTTACTCCTTGTGATAGTAAGAGATCCAATCAGGGGGGAAAGAGAAGGTGGAGTTCATTTGACAAGTACCGCATGGTCAAGTGACATCAAAGCATTATTAAGAAA CCCAAGTTTTATGTTCTCTACTGCTGGATTTACATGTGTAGCTTTTGTTGCTGGAGCACTAGCTTGGTGGGCACCAACATTTTTACAGTTGGGATTTGCATTACATCCTAATGCACATGATGCTGATCCTGATGA tgTTGCATACAAATTTGGACTAATAGGAATGGCAGCTGGTTTAATAGGAGTACCATTAGGTTCACTTCTAGCTCAAAAACTAAGAGTAAATTATCAACAGGCTGATCCTTTAATATGTGCTGTTGGACTTCTCATTAGTGTACCATTACTGTTCTTTGCAACTTTAACTGCCAATACAAATTctgtcatatgttatacattaGTATTCTTTGGACAATtatcattaaatttaaattggtcTATTGTCGCCGACATCTTATTG TATGTAGTGATTCCAACAAGAAGATCTACAGCAGAAGCTTTCCAGATACTCATTGCCCATGCTTTAGGAGATGCAGGAAGCCCCTATCTTATTGGTCTG TTGTCAGAAGGACTGAAAACAGTTCTTCTTCCAGACACGGACATAAAACCTACGACACACGATGATCAGCTTATCGAGTTCCGAAGTTTACAATATGCATTGTTTCTGACTATGTTCGTAGAGGTCATTGGAAGTCTATTTTTCTTCCTCACGGCATTGTATATACAGAAGGATAAAGCACTAGTAGATCTTACAATCGCGG AAAAGTATCTAGATTCTAAGAATAATGGGCAAGCTGAATCAACGCATTTATAA
- the spin gene encoding lysolipid transporter protein spinster isoform X1 — translation MVDEDIIANASPYDYHAVNAENAQNTSREKRIQDTMFSDVRSVSKKDWITVLCLCFVNLINYMDRFTIAGVLTNIKHDFGIRNDLSGFLQTAFILSYMIFAPMFGYLGDRYNRKVIMSAGVFLWCLTTFVGSYMKSFGWFLFFRALVGVGEASYSTIAPTIISDLFVKDLRSKMLALFYFAIPVGSGLGYIIGGETAKATGAWQWGLRITPALGIIAIILLLVIVRDPIRGEREGGVHLTSTAWSSDIKALLRNPSFMFSTAGFTCVAFVAGALAWWAPTFLQLGFALHPNAHDADPDDVAYKFGLIGMAAGLIGVPLGSLLAQKLRVNYQQADPLICAVGLLISVPLLFFATLTANTNSVICYTLVFFGQLSLNLNWSIVADILLYVVIPTRRSTAEAFQILIAHALGDAGSPYLIGLLSEGLKTVLLPDTDIKPTTHDDQLIEFRSLQYALFLTMFVEVIGSLFFFLTALYIQKDKALVDLTIAGGSISDSMYICNNEVENELQDDMHKP, via the exons ATGGTCGACGAAGATATCATTGCGAACGCATCGCCGTACGATTATCACGCAGTGAATGCGGAGAATGCTCAGAACACCTCTAGAGAGAAACGAATACAAGACACAATGTTTTCGGACGTTAGATCAGTCAGTAAAAAAGACTGGATAACAGTATTGTGTTTGTGTTTTGTCAACCTCATCAATTATATGGATCGTTTCACGATCGCTG GAGTGTTGACAAACATAAAGCATGACTTTGGTATTCGCAATGATTTGTCTGGATTTTTACAGACTGCATTTATCTTAAGTTACATGATATTTGCACCAatgtttgggtatttaggggaTCGTTACAACAGGAAAGTTATAATGAGCGCTGGTGTATTTTTGTGGTGTTTAACTACATTTGTTGGCTCTTATATGAAG TCATTTGGATGGTTTCTCTTCTTCAGGGCTCTTGTTGGAGTAGGTGAAGCCAGTTACTCCACAATTGCTCCAACAATAATAAGCGACTTATTTGTTAAAGATTTGCGCTCTAAAATGCTTGCATTGTTTTACTTTGCGATACCTGTTGGAAG TGGATTAGGGTATATAATAGGTGGTGAAACAGCAAAAGCTACCGGTGCATGGCAATGGGGTTTACGTATCACACCAGCTTTAGGTATCATAGCAATTATTTTACTCCTTGTGATAGTAAGAGATCCAATCAGGGGGGAAAGAGAAGGTGGAGTTCATTTGACAAGTACCGCATGGTCAAGTGACATCAAAGCATTATTAAGAAA CCCAAGTTTTATGTTCTCTACTGCTGGATTTACATGTGTAGCTTTTGTTGCTGGAGCACTAGCTTGGTGGGCACCAACATTTTTACAGTTGGGATTTGCATTACATCCTAATGCACATGATGCTGATCCTGATGA tgTTGCATACAAATTTGGACTAATAGGAATGGCAGCTGGTTTAATAGGAGTACCATTAGGTTCACTTCTAGCTCAAAAACTAAGAGTAAATTATCAACAGGCTGATCCTTTAATATGTGCTGTTGGACTTCTCATTAGTGTACCATTACTGTTCTTTGCAACTTTAACTGCCAATACAAATTctgtcatatgttatacattaGTATTCTTTGGACAATtatcattaaatttaaattggtcTATTGTCGCCGACATCTTATTG TATGTAGTGATTCCAACAAGAAGATCTACAGCAGAAGCTTTCCAGATACTCATTGCCCATGCTTTAGGAGATGCAGGAAGCCCCTATCTTATTGGTCTG TTGTCAGAAGGACTGAAAACAGTTCTTCTTCCAGACACGGACATAAAACCTACGACACACGATGATCAGCTTATCGAGTTCCGAAGTTTACAATATGCATTGTTTCTGACTATGTTCGTAGAGGTCATTGGAAGTCTATTTTTCTTCCTCACGGCATTGTATATACAGAAGGATAAAGCACTAGTAGATCTTACAATCGCGG